In Marinomonas posidonica IVIA-Po-181, a single window of DNA contains:
- a CDS encoding PstS family phosphate ABC transporter substrate-binding protein codes for MKKLVAGLAITAAMGVSVNAVADVDANLMSYSKASGVSGNISSVGSDTLANLMTLWAEDYKRLYPNVNIQIQAAGSSTAPPALTEGTSNFGPMSRKMKDKEVAAFEKKYGYKPTAIPVAIDALAVFVHKDNPIKGLSLPEVDAIFSSTRKGGHKEDITNWGKAGLTGAWANRDIQIFGRNSVSGTYGYFKKHALFKGDYKNSVNEQPGSASVVQSVSTSLNGIGYSGIGYKTSSVRAVPLTKKEGGTFIPATVENAATGKYPLSRFLYVYVNKAPNKPLAPLEREFVKMVLSKMGQQVVVKDGYVPLPANVANKYLKTLGIK; via the coding sequence ATGAAAAAACTAGTTGCAGGTCTAGCAATAACAGCAGCAATGGGCGTTTCCGTTAACGCTGTTGCAGATGTTGATGCAAATTTGATGTCTTACAGTAAAGCAAGTGGCGTTTCTGGTAACATTTCAAGCGTTGGTTCTGACACATTGGCAAACTTGATGACATTGTGGGCTGAGGATTACAAGCGCCTATACCCAAATGTTAACATCCAAATTCAAGCAGCTGGTTCTTCAACTGCGCCACCAGCTTTGACAGAAGGTACGTCTAACTTCGGTCCTATGTCTCGTAAAATGAAAGACAAAGAAGTAGCGGCATTTGAAAAGAAATACGGTTACAAGCCAACAGCGATTCCAGTTGCTATCGATGCACTAGCGGTTTTCGTACATAAAGATAACCCAATTAAAGGTTTGTCTCTTCCTGAAGTCGATGCGATTTTTTCTTCTACTCGTAAAGGTGGACACAAAGAAGACATCACTAACTGGGGCAAAGCTGGTCTAACGGGTGCTTGGGCAAACCGTGATATTCAAATCTTTGGCCGTAACTCAGTATCTGGTACTTACGGTTACTTTAAGAAGCACGCTCTTTTCAAAGGCGATTATAAAAACAGCGTAAACGAGCAGCCTGGTTCGGCTTCTGTTGTTCAGTCTGTTTCAACGTCTCTTAACGGTATTGGTTACTCTGGTATCGGTTACAAAACCTCTTCAGTACGTGCTGTACCTTTGACGAAGAAAGAAGGTGGTACTTTTATACCTGCAACGGTTGAGAATGCCGCGACAGGTAAATACCCACTGTCTCGCTTCCTATACGTTTACGTAAACAAAGCACCGAACAAGCCACTTGCTCCACTTGAGCGTGAGTTTGTGAAAATGGTACTTTCTAAAATGGGACAACAAGTGGTTGTAAAAGACGGCTACGTTCCACTACCTGCGAATGTTGCCAACAAGTACCTAAAAACACTAGGTATTAAGTAA
- a CDS encoding TRAP transporter small permease subunit, whose product MFNKLICLAEAISQYTGKCVAWLTLMMMLLTCLIVLLRYGFGIGSIALQESVLYFHALVFMLGAAYTFKEDEHVRVDVFYRDFSETKKAWVNLIGGLFFLLPFTLYTAYLSLDYVGASWRVFETSQEPGGLPFVYLLKTLIPLMMVSLIIQGMADILKNLGVITAARSAQRT is encoded by the coding sequence ATGTTTAACAAACTAATCTGCTTGGCTGAGGCCATTTCCCAATACACGGGGAAATGCGTTGCTTGGCTCACATTAATGATGATGCTACTGACTTGCCTCATCGTGCTACTACGCTATGGTTTTGGTATTGGCTCCATTGCATTGCAAGAATCGGTTCTCTATTTTCATGCTCTGGTCTTTATGTTGGGCGCGGCTTATACCTTTAAAGAAGACGAACACGTTCGAGTGGACGTATTTTACCGCGACTTCTCTGAGACAAAGAAAGCTTGGGTCAATCTTATTGGCGGGCTTTTCTTCCTGTTGCCTTTTACCTTATATACCGCTTACTTGAGCTTGGACTATGTTGGCGCCTCTTGGCGAGTATTCGAAACCTCCCAAGAACCCGGTGGCTTACCTTTCGTTTATCTGCTTAAAACACTGATTCCTTTAATGATGGTTAGCCTCATCATTCAAGGCATGGCCGATATTTTAAAAAATCTTGGCGTTATTACTGCCGCCCGCTCTGCTCAGAGGACTTAA
- a CDS encoding TRAP transporter large permease, with protein sequence MAEFLPLWLFAGVCVCLLFGYPVAFSLGGTALIFAAVGSLFGTFDGVFLEALPNRLFGIVRNETLIAVPLFVLMGVLLEKSKLAERLLESMAMLFGSMRGGLGISVILVGMLLAASTGIVGATVVTMGMISLPTMLRRGYDPALATGTICATGTLGQIIPPSIALVLLGDVMSNAFQKAQLEMGIFSPKTISVGDLFVGALIPGLILVVFYILYVIIVAWLQPHKAPAVPREELHSGSNEPLVLQLFKGLLPPLILIFAVLGSILTGVATPTEAAGVGALGAALLAWASGKLSLKTLKEAVHSTTKVTCMVFMILIGASLFSLVFRGFGGEELIQDFFSQLPGGVVGAMIVVMLLMFFLGFILDFIEITFVVVPIVAPVLLAMGLDPVWLGIMMAINLQTSFLTPPFGFALFYLRGVAPPEVKTQSIYKGVLPFIIIQLVVLLMLSIWPDLATWLPEQVYAD encoded by the coding sequence ATGGCTGAATTTTTACCTTTATGGCTGTTTGCTGGCGTCTGTGTCTGCTTATTATTTGGCTACCCAGTGGCTTTTTCTCTCGGCGGTACCGCCTTAATCTTCGCTGCTGTTGGTTCGTTATTTGGCACGTTCGATGGTGTCTTCCTAGAAGCCTTACCAAACCGTTTGTTCGGCATTGTCCGTAACGAAACCCTCATCGCCGTGCCCTTGTTTGTGTTAATGGGCGTGTTACTGGAAAAATCCAAACTTGCTGAACGACTTTTGGAATCCATGGCCATGCTGTTTGGCTCCATGCGTGGTGGCTTGGGTATTTCCGTTATTCTTGTGGGCATGCTGTTAGCCGCCAGTACAGGCATTGTAGGGGCTACCGTGGTCACCATGGGGATGATTTCATTACCTACCATGTTACGCCGTGGTTATGACCCAGCGCTTGCAACCGGTACCATTTGTGCAACCGGCACACTCGGACAAATCATTCCACCGTCTATTGCCTTAGTGCTACTAGGCGACGTAATGTCCAACGCCTTTCAAAAGGCCCAGCTTGAGATGGGCATTTTCTCACCTAAAACCATTTCGGTCGGCGACTTATTTGTTGGAGCCTTGATTCCAGGCCTCATTCTCGTGGTGTTCTATATCTTGTACGTCATCATTGTCGCTTGGCTACAACCTCATAAAGCACCAGCGGTGCCACGTGAAGAATTGCACAGTGGTTCAAATGAGCCATTAGTACTGCAACTGTTCAAAGGCTTATTACCCCCTCTCATTCTTATTTTTGCTGTGTTGGGCTCCATCCTAACCGGCGTAGCAACACCGACTGAAGCCGCAGGCGTTGGTGCCCTAGGCGCAGCACTACTGGCTTGGGCGAGTGGTAAATTGAGTCTTAAAACACTAAAAGAAGCAGTGCATTCCACCACCAAAGTCACCTGCATGGTCTTTATGATCTTGATTGGTGCCTCGTTATTTTCATTGGTATTCCGAGGCTTTGGCGGCGAAGAACTCATTCAAGACTTCTTCTCTCAACTGCCTGGTGGTGTTGTTGGTGCCATGATTGTGGTGATGTTATTGATGTTCTTCCTAGGCTTCATCCTAGACTTCATCGAAATCACCTTTGTTGTTGTGCCGATCGTTGCCCCTGTGTTGTTAGCCATGGGGCTCGATCCTGTATGGCTTGGTATTATGATGGCCATTAACCTACAAACGTCTTTCTTAACACCGCCATTTGGTTTTGCACTCTTCTATTTACGTGGTGTTGCGCCACCAGAAGTGAAAACACAATCCATTTACAAAGGGGTATTGCCGTTTATCATCATCCAGCTTGTTGTCTTGCTGATGCTGTCAATCTGGCCAGACCTTGCTACTTGGTTACCTGAACAAGTCTACGCAGACTGA
- a CDS encoding NADPH:quinone reductase, giving the protein MKAMQIQEYGPASALALTEAQQPTLAADQILVKVGAAGVNPVDTYIRSGTNNYTANFPHTPGSDGAGIISAVGNEVTEFTVGQRVYFSRNLSGSSAEYCVCATTHTYPLADALSFEEGACVGIPYTTAHRALFGRANGKTGDKVLVHGATGAVGLATVQLALSAGMEVVASAGSQAGVDLLRAQGVETVIMHNETDHLAPFQSLPTGFDVIIEMLANHNLDQDLKALTFGGRVAVVGNRGTVEINPRDLMARDAAVFGVALANVKPAELALIAKALKPLFEKGVLKPVIRQTYELTALAQAHEDVLKSGALGNLVIRID; this is encoded by the coding sequence ATGAAAGCAATGCAAATTCAAGAATATGGTCCTGCCAGCGCTCTTGCTTTGACAGAGGCTCAACAACCCACTCTAGCGGCCGACCAGATTTTGGTGAAAGTCGGTGCTGCAGGCGTGAACCCTGTCGATACCTACATTCGTTCAGGCACCAATAATTACACTGCAAATTTCCCTCATACTCCTGGATCTGATGGGGCTGGCATAATCTCAGCAGTCGGTAATGAGGTAACTGAATTTACGGTAGGACAACGAGTTTACTTTAGCCGTAATTTAAGCGGTTCTTCGGCAGAATACTGTGTCTGCGCAACGACACATACCTACCCATTAGCGGATGCATTGAGTTTCGAAGAAGGCGCGTGTGTTGGCATTCCTTATACCACGGCACATCGCGCTTTGTTTGGTCGAGCCAATGGGAAAACTGGGGATAAGGTGCTAGTACACGGTGCCACAGGTGCGGTTGGTCTCGCTACTGTTCAGCTGGCCCTTTCAGCTGGTATGGAAGTCGTCGCCAGTGCCGGTAGTCAAGCTGGTGTCGACTTACTGCGTGCGCAGGGTGTCGAAACCGTTATTATGCACAATGAAACTGACCATTTAGCGCCTTTTCAGTCTTTGCCAACCGGGTTTGATGTCATCATTGAAATGCTGGCCAACCATAACCTTGATCAAGATCTGAAAGCCCTCACCTTCGGTGGTCGCGTCGCTGTGGTCGGTAATCGAGGCACAGTCGAAATTAACCCTCGTGATTTGATGGCTCGAGATGCCGCCGTTTTTGGTGTCGCGTTAGCAAACGTCAAACCAGCCGAATTGGCATTGATTGCTAAAGCGCTCAAACCTTTGTTTGAAAAAGGTGTGCTGAAGCCTGTGATTCGTCAAACCTATGAGTTAACCGCGTTAGCGCAAGCCCATGAAGATGTTCTCAAGTCGGGCGCATTGGGGAACCTTGTCATTCGAATAGACTGA
- a CDS encoding helix-turn-helix domain-containing protein has translation MTSSESDVFSLPNEANAHDHDYHQLVIVLDGNTDFDIQGKGKELHSGEGCILPSANSHAFAGLGENRIMVVNLPIPPQKSITDEEYEIVSRIFDQAAYFELSPRLQILASALSGELQQYPDDPILARACGNTLLSAIRHQVNSKDVRTRGNQLDIDKLDQFIELNLSRKVHIDQLANFCFLSVSQFHERFKDRTGMTPHQYLMRKRLERAQTLLQEGFPPIQVAEMCGFSSQSAMTNIFSQTLGITPLRYQKQFSVR, from the coding sequence TTGACCTCATCTGAATCCGATGTATTTAGCCTCCCAAATGAAGCGAATGCCCATGATCATGATTACCATCAATTGGTGATTGTGCTAGACGGCAATACGGACTTCGATATTCAGGGAAAAGGCAAAGAGTTGCATTCAGGCGAAGGCTGTATTTTACCCTCAGCCAATTCACATGCTTTCGCAGGTCTGGGTGAAAACCGCATCATGGTTGTTAACCTGCCGATACCACCACAAAAAAGCATTACCGATGAAGAGTACGAAATCGTCTCTCGTATTTTTGATCAAGCCGCCTATTTTGAACTCAGCCCACGTCTACAAATTCTGGCCTCAGCCTTATCAGGAGAATTACAACAGTACCCGGATGACCCAATTTTAGCCCGTGCCTGTGGTAATACCTTACTCAGCGCAATCCGCCATCAGGTAAACAGCAAAGATGTGCGTACCCGTGGCAACCAGTTAGACATAGACAAACTGGACCAATTTATCGAGCTTAACCTCTCTCGCAAAGTACACATTGATCAACTGGCTAATTTTTGTTTCCTCAGTGTCAGCCAATTCCACGAACGCTTTAAAGATCGAACTGGCATGACGCCTCATCAATATTTGATGCGTAAACGCTTAGAACGCGCCCAAACCTTATTACAAGAAGGCTTTCCACCGATTCAAGTGGCTGAAATGTGTGGTTTCTCTAGTCAAAGTGCGATGACTAATATTTTTTCACAAACTCTCGGCATCACACCACTGCGCTATCAAAAGCAATTCAGCGTTCGATAA
- the putA gene encoding bifunctional proline dehydrogenase/L-glutamate gamma-semialdehyde dehydrogenase PutA, with protein sequence MFKAIEVLQPNFIQKPLNELWQLISPLYKADEESWLKELLPLAKPTQTELASHTDTASKLIAEVRKDDDSMSMIDALLLEYSLDTKEGILLMCLAEALMRVPDKETADAFIKDRLSVADWASHAQNSDSFFVNASTWGLLLTGKIVTMDERQDGTPANLVNRMVNRVSEPVIRKAMNQAMKIMGHQFVLGRSIKEALSRGKGYRDKGYTYSFDMLGEAALTADDAQKYLRSYEQAVESVGQDTYNKGHRPTISIKLSALHPRYEVGNEERVMSELFESVKGLIAKARSLNVGITIDAEEADRLELSLHLFEKLYRDNVSQGWGLFGLVVQAYSKRALPILAWLAALAKEQGDRIPVRLVKGAYWDSEIKLCQQRGINGYPVYTRKEATDVSYLACAHFLLSEHTRANIFPQFASHNAHTIATISCLAKQLGAKNDEFEFQRLHGMGDALYNHLIKENDLCVRIYAPVGSHKDLLPYLVRRLLENGANSSFVHRLIDASYPIEDLVHHPVTTLESRQSLANPHINLPSKLFADRKNSFGPNIEIESEWRPFKAQIDTFMGQDTQWRAYPIVGGEKVKTDQTHAIKSPYDHSQAVGDIDWADQTTVAKAIGLAQAAFPAWSARPTSERADCLDKMADLMEENYPELMALCHREAGKTIQDSIDEVREAVDFCRYYAQQARSHFAEPHKYTDFLGQDKRAQWKGHGVFTCISPWNFPLAIFTGQVVAALVVGNTVIAKPAEQTSLIAVRAIELLHQAGVPGNVLHLLPGDGASVGAPLTNDQRIAGLAFTGSTGTAQLINRTLAARNVPPVPVIAETGGQNAMIIDSTSLPEQVVRDAVRSAFASAGQRCSALRVMFVQKDIADRVIPMIKGAMQEQSVGLPYLHSTDVGPVIDQKAQTMLLEHIKHMTKVGKLIAQAELPDLTNKGTFVPPTAFEIDSIDQLTDEKFGPILHVVRYQARDLNTIIDTINQSGFGLTMGVHSRNETTCARIANRARVGNLYINRDQVGAVVGVQPFGGQGLSGTGPKAGGPHYLQRFATEQDL encoded by the coding sequence ATGTTTAAAGCGATTGAGGTATTACAACCTAACTTCATTCAAAAGCCACTCAATGAGTTGTGGCAGCTCATATCCCCTCTTTATAAAGCGGACGAAGAAAGCTGGTTAAAAGAACTTTTGCCTTTGGCGAAACCAACGCAAACAGAGCTTGCAAGCCATACTGATACGGCTTCTAAGCTGATCGCGGAAGTGCGTAAAGATGACGACAGTATGTCCATGATAGATGCACTACTATTGGAATACAGTCTGGATACGAAAGAAGGTATTTTGTTGATGTGCCTTGCCGAAGCATTGATGCGTGTGCCTGATAAAGAAACCGCCGACGCTTTCATCAAAGACAGATTAAGCGTGGCGGACTGGGCCTCTCACGCGCAGAATTCAGATTCCTTTTTTGTCAATGCGTCAACCTGGGGACTGCTGCTCACCGGTAAAATCGTCACTATGGACGAACGCCAAGACGGTACGCCTGCAAACCTTGTTAATCGCATGGTTAACCGGGTTTCTGAGCCAGTGATTCGTAAAGCCATGAACCAAGCCATGAAAATCATGGGACATCAGTTCGTACTAGGTCGCAGCATCAAAGAAGCCCTATCTCGCGGTAAAGGCTATCGCGATAAAGGCTATACCTATTCTTTCGATATGTTGGGCGAAGCGGCTTTAACCGCTGACGATGCCCAAAAATACTTACGTTCATACGAACAAGCTGTTGAATCCGTTGGTCAAGACACTTACAACAAAGGTCATCGCCCAACCATCTCGATTAAACTATCGGCCCTTCACCCTCGTTATGAAGTGGGTAACGAAGAGCGAGTGATGAGCGAACTGTTTGAAAGCGTCAAAGGCTTAATCGCCAAAGCTCGCTCACTTAACGTCGGCATCACCATAGACGCAGAAGAAGCGGACCGTTTAGAACTCTCTCTACATTTATTCGAAAAGCTGTACCGTGATAACGTTTCACAAGGTTGGGGGCTATTTGGATTGGTGGTTCAGGCTTACTCCAAACGCGCTCTCCCCATACTCGCTTGGCTCGCTGCTTTAGCCAAAGAGCAAGGTGATCGCATTCCAGTACGTTTAGTAAAAGGAGCTTATTGGGACTCTGAAATCAAACTTTGCCAACAACGTGGCATTAACGGTTACCCAGTATACACCCGTAAAGAAGCCACCGATGTTTCCTACCTTGCTTGTGCGCACTTCCTATTGAGTGAACACACTCGTGCGAACATTTTCCCACAGTTTGCCAGCCATAACGCGCATACCATTGCGACCATCAGTTGCTTGGCCAAGCAACTTGGCGCCAAAAATGACGAATTCGAATTCCAACGTCTACACGGTATGGGCGATGCACTATACAACCACTTAATCAAAGAAAATGATCTGTGTGTGCGTATTTATGCCCCAGTAGGAAGCCATAAAGACTTGCTACCTTACCTAGTGCGTCGCTTACTGGAAAATGGCGCAAACAGCTCTTTCGTACACCGCTTGATTGATGCCAGTTATCCAATCGAAGACCTAGTACATCATCCAGTAACAACACTAGAAAGTCGTCAGTCTCTAGCCAACCCTCACATTAATTTGCCTAGCAAATTGTTTGCGGATCGAAAAAACTCGTTTGGACCAAACATTGAGATTGAATCGGAGTGGCGACCTTTCAAAGCGCAAATCGATACCTTTATGGGACAAGATACGCAATGGCGAGCTTACCCAATTGTCGGTGGTGAAAAAGTCAAAACGGATCAGACTCACGCCATCAAAAGTCCATACGACCACAGTCAAGCCGTTGGTGACATTGATTGGGCAGACCAAACAACGGTGGCTAAAGCCATTGGTTTAGCGCAAGCCGCCTTCCCTGCCTGGTCTGCACGACCCACCTCAGAACGAGCTGATTGCCTAGACAAGATGGCCGACCTCATGGAAGAGAATTACCCAGAATTGATGGCGCTTTGTCATCGTGAAGCGGGTAAAACCATTCAGGACAGCATTGACGAAGTCCGTGAAGCCGTAGACTTCTGTCGCTACTATGCGCAACAAGCCCGCAGCCATTTTGCTGAACCACACAAGTACACTGACTTCCTTGGCCAAGATAAACGGGCGCAATGGAAAGGCCATGGTGTGTTTACTTGCATCAGCCCTTGGAACTTCCCATTGGCCATCTTCACAGGCCAAGTGGTAGCGGCGCTCGTAGTCGGTAACACAGTCATTGCTAAACCTGCAGAACAAACCAGTTTAATCGCGGTACGTGCAATCGAATTGCTGCATCAAGCTGGCGTGCCAGGCAATGTTTTACACCTGTTACCAGGTGACGGTGCCAGCGTAGGTGCCCCTTTAACTAATGATCAACGCATTGCTGGATTGGCTTTCACAGGCTCTACTGGTACCGCGCAATTGATCAACCGCACCCTAGCAGCACGTAATGTTCCACCTGTGCCTGTGATTGCTGAGACCGGCGGTCAAAATGCCATGATCATTGACTCTACCTCTTTGCCAGAGCAAGTGGTACGCGATGCAGTACGTTCGGCCTTTGCTTCAGCTGGTCAGCGTTGTTCTGCTTTACGTGTGATGTTTGTTCAAAAAGACATTGCCGATCGCGTGATTCCTATGATCAAAGGCGCTATGCAAGAACAAAGCGTTGGCTTGCCTTACCTGCACAGTACCGATGTGGGCCCTGTGATTGATCAAAAAGCACAGACCATGTTGCTTGAGCACATTAAACACATGACCAAGGTTGGCAAACTGATCGCACAAGCGGAATTACCGGACCTTACTAACAAGGGCACCTTTGTGCCACCAACGGCCTTTGAAATCGACAGCATTGACCAACTAACCGATGAAAAATTCGGCCCTATTTTGCATGTCGTACGCTACCAAGCACGCGATCTGAACACCATCATCGACACCATCAACCAATCTGGTTTTGGATTGACCATGGGCGTACACAGTCGTAACGAAACCACGTGTGCTCGAATTGCGAATCGTGCTCGTGTCGGCAACCTCTACATCAACCGTGACCAAGTCGGTGCCGTCGTTGGTGTACAACCCTTTGGCGGCCAAGGCTTATCTGGTACTGGACCAAAAGCCGGTGGACCTCACTATCTTCAACGTTTCGCGACAGAACAAGACCTTTAA
- a CDS encoding 1-pyrroline-5-carboxylate dehydrogenase, whose translation MTIVKPIQIQVAQAVLEKWDMLGVHGRAEKLLQSLYTFTVEQKQMATWQIENARKEIAETRSMPGPTGESNELSNQGRGAFLCYSEITSDKANVGLVGQIFTALIAGNTVITVGSEGQQIMDYIVPFVPEGVIQNIAESAKDSLIEADDLAGVAVLCEPSHTMELNQTLAAKSGLICQLVAETDSEKLSTIAKPHYILRFVTERTVSNNTTAVGGNATLLELGSMND comes from the coding sequence ATGACAATCGTAAAACCTATTCAAATTCAGGTCGCGCAAGCTGTGTTGGAAAAATGGGATATGTTAGGCGTTCATGGCCGTGCGGAAAAATTGCTGCAAAGCCTATATACCTTTACCGTTGAACAAAAACAAATGGCCACATGGCAGATCGAAAATGCCCGCAAAGAAATCGCTGAAACACGCAGCATGCCAGGACCAACTGGTGAAAGTAACGAACTTTCCAACCAAGGACGAGGTGCTTTCCTGTGCTATTCCGAGATAACGTCTGATAAGGCTAACGTTGGCTTGGTTGGACAAATTTTCACGGCGCTAATCGCTGGCAATACCGTTATTACGGTTGGTTCAGAAGGTCAACAAATCATGGATTATATTGTGCCTTTTGTCCCTGAAGGGGTCATTCAGAACATTGCAGAGTCCGCTAAAGATTCGCTCATTGAAGCTGACGATTTAGCTGGTGTGGCCGTGTTGTGTGAACCATCACACACCATGGAATTAAACCAAACGCTCGCCGCCAAATCTGGGCTTATTTGCCAGTTAGTTGCAGAGACAGATAGTGAAAAGCTGTCTACCATCGCCAAGCCACATTACATACTACGCTTCGTGACAGAACGCACCGTGTCGAACAACACCACAGCGGTTGGTGGTAATGCGACCCTATTAGAACTGGGCAGCATGAACGACTAA
- a CDS encoding ABC transporter substrate-binding protein, whose product MINRLCFLALIIMVPYTKSLAETSLQEVGRLDIYSATDLRAISPVLVAFKDKYPDIKVVYREFDTQDLYHAIKAKSLREQPDVVISSAMDLQVHLVNDGYAQPIMDSAVNDLPSWANWRNEAIGFTYEPIVFVYNKATFKNKLIPLTHESLAEAMRNDDDFFAHKVGSYDARRSGLGYFVATQDEVTSSISGRLQESLGRAHTQVYGRTAKLLDDISSGKLIFGYNMLGSYSLAREKQDSRIGVVIPQDYALVVSRVAYISKQAKHASNAQRFLSFLISTEGQQVLASKSELMALNPNINALRDQSINFHPIPLGPALMVYLDDSKRRRFIKAWESALLSIKGE is encoded by the coding sequence ATGATTAATCGATTATGTTTTTTAGCTCTTATCATTATGGTGCCTTATACAAAGAGTCTGGCAGAAACCTCATTACAGGAAGTCGGGCGATTAGATATCTATAGCGCTACGGATTTGAGAGCTATCTCTCCGGTGCTCGTGGCTTTTAAAGATAAATATCCGGATATCAAGGTGGTTTATCGTGAGTTTGATACACAAGATCTTTATCACGCAATAAAAGCCAAGTCTTTGCGAGAACAACCTGATGTGGTGATTAGTTCGGCAATGGATTTACAGGTTCATTTGGTTAATGACGGTTATGCTCAGCCTATTATGGATTCAGCTGTTAATGATTTACCTAGTTGGGCTAATTGGCGTAATGAGGCAATTGGTTTCACCTATGAGCCTATTGTGTTTGTTTATAACAAAGCAACGTTTAAAAATAAGCTCATTCCTCTCACCCATGAGTCCTTAGCGGAAGCGATGCGTAATGATGATGACTTTTTTGCTCATAAAGTTGGATCCTATGATGCTCGCCGTTCTGGGTTAGGTTACTTTGTTGCCACTCAAGATGAGGTTACCTCTAGTATCAGTGGTCGTTTACAAGAAAGCTTAGGACGAGCTCATACTCAGGTTTATGGTCGTACGGCAAAGCTTTTAGATGATATATCTTCTGGAAAATTAATCTTTGGTTACAACATGCTAGGCTCATATTCTCTGGCTAGAGAAAAGCAAGATAGTCGTATTGGAGTGGTGATCCCGCAAGACTATGCTTTGGTGGTTAGCCGCGTTGCTTATATTTCAAAGCAAGCAAAACATGCCTCTAATGCGCAGCGATTTTTAAGCTTTTTAATTTCAACAGAAGGACAACAAGTTCTCGCCTCGAAGAGTGAATTGATGGCGTTGAATCCAAACATCAACGCTTTACGGGATCAGAGTATTAACTTTCACCCAATTCCTTTAGGACCGGCCTTGATGGTGTATCTTGATGATTCAAAACGCCGACGTTTTATCAAGGCATGGGAAAGCGCCTTGTTATCTATTAAAGGTGAATAA